TCGCGGTCGCTCATCGCGCGCAGCTGCTCGATCGTCTCGCGGCGGGTGCGCAGGGCGGTCAGCACGGCGCGCAGGCCGTGGAAGAAGCCGCGGATGCGCTCGGCCAGCGCACGGTCGCGCGCCTGGCGCGCCTCGGCGATGATGGCGGCGATGCGCTCGGCCTCGGCGTTGCGGGGGGCCCCATGGAGGGAGCTCTGGGGCATCAGCAGCACGGCTTCGGCTGGGGTGATGCGGGTCATGATCTGTGGTCCTGTTGTGGGGGACGGCGGCGCCGTCCGGATGGCCATGATGTAGGGGATTGCGGCCAGGACAGGTTGTGCGAAGCTCAAGTTTCAGACATGCGCTGAGAGCATGTCATATTGTGGACACATGTCTTAACGACGGGGCTCCAGATGTTAACCAAAGCCGATCGCCTCGCCGCCCTGCGCCAGTCGCTGGCCGCGCAGGGCGTGGACGGATTCATGGTGCCGCGCTCGGATGAGCATCTCGGCGAATACGTGCCTCCCTCGGGCGAGCGCCTCGCCTGGCTCACCGGCTTCACCGGCAGCGCCGGCCTTGCCATCGTGCTGCCGGACCGCGCCGCCGTCTTCACCGATGGGCGTTACA
This region of Sediminicoccus rosea genomic DNA includes:
- a CDS encoding DUF1127 domain-containing protein — its product is MTRITPAEAVLLMPQSSLHGAPRNAEAERIAAIIAEARQARDRALAERIRGFFHGLRAVLTALRTRRETIEQLRAMSDRELADIGLTRGNITATAVAATPMAANDQAETRVAA